One window of Sinorhizobium fredii NGR234 genomic DNA carries:
- a CDS encoding DUF6101 family protein gives MRNTLSQPAWVGNTLRLDPKRFPQQATYVLRGDVGNVSISLDQRGAVLRKVLPSSGLPLSIALPARAFKGVAARAIDHGDGEVTVTLELHHDDPDLCIPLLVAHDLSDIAADWRAWAEAYRIPMLMVEADGVARPLEEHLGEIRTAPVKPRRRHSFFAERRPRFLVRRSTGKLGVHMKIDGREIIARS, from the coding sequence ATGCGCAACACACTCTCTCAACCGGCCTGGGTAGGAAACACGCTGCGGCTCGATCCGAAGCGTTTTCCGCAGCAGGCGACCTATGTCCTGCGCGGCGATGTGGGCAATGTGAGCATCAGCCTCGACCAGCGTGGCGCCGTCCTGCGCAAGGTGCTACCATCCAGCGGCCTGCCCCTTTCGATCGCCTTGCCGGCACGAGCTTTCAAAGGAGTCGCGGCGCGGGCCATCGACCATGGCGACGGGGAGGTAACTGTGACGCTGGAGCTCCATCACGACGATCCGGATCTTTGCATCCCGTTGCTCGTTGCGCACGACCTTTCCGACATCGCGGCCGACTGGCGTGCCTGGGCCGAGGCCTACCGCATCCCGATGCTGATGGTTGAGGCGGACGGGGTCGCGCGGCCGCTCGAAGAACATCTCGGCGAAATCCGCACGGCACCGGTAAAGCCGCGCCGGCGCCACTCCTTCTTTGCCGAGCGCCGACCCCGCTTCCTCGTGCGCCGTTCCACCGGCAAGCTCGGCGTGCACATGAAGATCGACGGGCGCGAGATCATCGCCCGGAGCTGA
- a CDS encoding DUF1217 domain-containing protein, whose amino-acid sequence MVSTYLDYNLIARDMKVSLKRVSEQTVVARDTQYYKENIGNVSSVDAFLDDYRLYSYAMTAFGLGDMIDSVAFMRKVLESDLSDTSSFANSLTDDRYREFALAYSFSGATAVSQTEAQLDEIIGLYDTSILNIAETQEEETRYYNVMIDKITSVDQLLNNDRLRAYVFTAFGVDESTYSRQTIRSVLSSSSGDASSYENTVIAPKLSELETAKAAAEAQLTAGGLTDEEEAELESKITTYANSIATLNNYIDLAAAFDFNSDGTVTAGAAQTDENKETTNELYISSNSRVTSQAALLNKAYFEETIASITTVTELLADTRLYNYIRTAFDLDEVTIVSATIKNILTSDPDDPDSYVNTIGGGDANYLALANAFNFQEDGTLAVGDSAQTAAQTTLTSNRYMTRYNDKDDEADEKAVSAYKTAVASMTSVDDFIGSASIYDFALKAVGLDPDTASTRTIKRVLTSDLTDPKSYVYSLKDERYVTLAKLFNFTTEGEIGPPALAQSETQIQETAKNHIVIKSRFGSEDDKTKAQEESEYYTAGVAKLSSLDEFLADDRLVTIALEANGIDPEGVTADVLRQIFNSDLDDPESVINEQENSAAYVSLVTSFNFDSEGNVLREDRDSIVTRQGLYETLDQYLRQTLEEQAGESNEGVRLALYFERKAGSLVDAYDLLADDALAEVFRTIFSLPDEFSTMDIDQQAKIVEKNLDLEKLSDPAELKKLLARFAVLYDLENNTEVDPAVSVLTSTGSSVGISADTLYTLSQLRMGG is encoded by the coding sequence ATGGTTTCGACCTATCTCGACTACAATCTCATCGCGCGGGACATGAAGGTCAGCCTGAAGCGGGTGTCGGAGCAGACGGTCGTCGCGCGCGACACGCAATACTACAAGGAGAATATCGGCAATGTGAGTTCGGTAGACGCGTTCCTCGACGACTACCGGCTCTATTCCTACGCGATGACGGCCTTTGGCCTGGGGGACATGATCGATTCGGTCGCCTTCATGCGAAAGGTGCTCGAAAGCGACCTCTCCGACACGAGCAGCTTCGCCAACAGCCTGACGGACGACCGCTACCGCGAATTCGCCCTCGCCTACAGCTTCAGCGGCGCGACCGCCGTCTCGCAGACGGAGGCGCAGCTCGACGAGATCATCGGCCTCTACGATACGAGCATTCTCAACATCGCGGAGACCCAGGAGGAGGAAACCCGCTACTACAACGTCATGATCGACAAGATCACCAGCGTCGATCAGCTTCTGAACAACGACAGGCTGAGAGCCTATGTCTTCACGGCCTTCGGCGTCGACGAAAGCACCTATTCCCGCCAGACGATCCGCAGCGTGCTGTCCAGCAGTTCCGGCGATGCGAGCAGCTACGAGAATACAGTGATTGCTCCGAAGCTCTCCGAACTCGAGACCGCCAAGGCCGCGGCGGAAGCGCAGTTGACCGCCGGCGGCCTCACCGACGAGGAAGAGGCGGAACTCGAGAGCAAGATAACGACCTACGCAAATTCCATTGCCACGCTGAACAACTATATCGACCTCGCCGCTGCCTTCGACTTTAACTCCGATGGCACGGTGACCGCGGGCGCCGCACAGACGGACGAAAACAAAGAGACGACCAACGAACTCTATATCTCCAGCAATTCCCGCGTTACGTCGCAGGCGGCGCTGCTGAACAAGGCCTATTTCGAGGAGACGATCGCGAGTATCACGACCGTCACTGAGCTCCTCGCGGATACACGCCTCTACAATTACATCAGGACCGCTTTCGACCTCGACGAGGTGACGATCGTTTCCGCAACGATCAAGAACATTCTGACGAGCGACCCGGATGACCCCGACAGCTATGTCAACACGATCGGCGGCGGCGACGCGAACTATCTGGCGCTTGCCAATGCCTTCAACTTCCAGGAGGACGGCACGCTGGCCGTCGGCGACAGCGCGCAGACTGCGGCGCAGACGACGCTCACCTCCAACCGCTACATGACGCGTTACAACGACAAGGACGACGAAGCCGACGAAAAGGCGGTCAGTGCCTACAAGACCGCTGTCGCCAGCATGACGTCCGTCGACGATTTCATCGGGTCTGCGTCGATCTATGATTTCGCCCTCAAGGCCGTCGGCCTGGATCCCGACACGGCAAGCACACGGACCATCAAGCGCGTCCTGACCAGCGACCTCACGGATCCGAAAAGCTACGTCTACTCGCTCAAGGACGAGCGTTACGTGACGCTCGCCAAACTGTTCAACTTTACGACAGAGGGTGAGATCGGCCCGCCGGCACTGGCTCAATCGGAAACGCAAATCCAGGAAACGGCAAAGAACCATATCGTCATCAAGTCCCGTTTTGGGTCGGAGGACGACAAGACCAAAGCTCAAGAGGAAAGCGAATATTATACGGCCGGGGTTGCCAAGCTCTCCTCGCTTGACGAATTCCTTGCCGACGACCGCCTTGTCACCATAGCGCTTGAGGCGAACGGCATCGACCCCGAGGGGGTGACCGCCGACGTGCTCCGCCAGATCTTCAACTCCGATCTCGACGATCCCGAGAGCGTCATCAACGAACAGGAAAATTCCGCTGCCTATGTCTCGCTCGTTACTTCCTTCAATTTCGATAGCGAAGGAAACGTGCTGCGCGAGGACAGGGATAGCATCGTCACGCGCCAGGGGCTCTACGAAACGCTCGACCAGTATCTGCGCCAGACGCTGGAAGAACAGGCCGGCGAGAGCAATGAAGGCGTTCGCCTCGCGCTCTATTTCGAACGGAAGGCGGGGTCGCTCGTCGATGCCTATGACCTCCTGGCCGACGACGCGCTTGCCGAGGTCTTCCGCACGATCTTCAGCCTGCCCGACGAGTTCAGCACGATGGACATCGACCAGCAGGCGAAGATCGTCGAAAAGAATCTCGATCTCGAGAAACTGAGCGACCCGGCTGAACTGAAGAAGCTGCTGGCACGCTTTGCCGTGCTTTACGATCTCGAAAACAACACGGAGGTCGACCCGGCTGTGTCGGTCCTGACAAGTACGGGCAGCAGCGTCGGCATCAGCGCCGACACGCTCTATACGCTGTCCCAGCTCCGGATGGGCGGGTAA